The following are encoded in a window of Castanea sativa cultivar Marrone di Chiusa Pesio chromosome 9, ASM4071231v1 genomic DNA:
- the LOC142608883 gene encoding uncharacterized protein LOC142608883, protein MSRFNDFLNNCNLLDLGYNGPRFTWTNKRDNGLVMKRLHRALSNPQWNLLFNDAHVRHLPRKSSDHHPILLSTSPTTLHSFSPKPFRLETMWFTDPSFSSIIQNSWSTHSRDVILAMDDFTHRVKDWNSNSFGNIFHRKKRILARLSGVQKSLCFNHNPFLRNLEVELQAEYHQILTLE, encoded by the coding sequence ATGTCCAGATTTAATGACTTTCTCAACAACTGCAACCTTTTGGACCTCGGTTATAACGGTCCTCGTTTTACTTGGACAAATAAAAGAGACAATGGCTTGGTCATGAAACGCTTGCATAGAGCTCTCTCAAACCCCCAATGGAACCTTCTCTTCAATGATGCCCATGTTCGCCACCTTCCTAGAAAATCCTCCGATCACCACCCCATTCTGCTTTCCACCTCCCCCACCACATTGCATTCCTTTAGCCCTAAACCTTTCCGCCTCGAAACTATGTGGTTTACTGACCCCTCCTTCTCTTCCATCATCCAGAATTCTTGGAGCACGCATTCCCGTGATGTCATCTTAGCCATGGATGATTTCACTCATCGTGTCAAAGACTGGAACTCAAACTCCTTCGGTAACATTTTCCATAGAAAAAAGCGTATCCTTGCTCGTCTCAGCGGTGTCCAAAAATCTCTTTGTTTTAATCACAACCCCTTCCTTAGAAACCTTGAGGTCGAGCTCCAAGCTGAATACCACCAAATCCTTACCCTTGAGTAG